A genomic window from Pseudonocardia broussonetiae includes:
- the rd gene encoding rubredoxin, with the protein MDQGTLQASPTRWICEPCGFVYDPAEGDPDSGIEPGTPFEDIPDDWMCPICGATKADFRELEPGEFPED; encoded by the coding sequence GTGGACCAGGGCACGCTGCAGGCCTCGCCCACGCGGTGGATCTGCGAGCCCTGCGGGTTCGTCTACGACCCCGCCGAGGGCGACCCGGACAGCGGCATCGAACCGGGCACGCCCTTCGAGGACATCCCCGACGACTGGATGTGCCCCATCTGCGGTGCCACCAAGGCGGACTTCCGCGAGCTGGAGCCGGGAGAGTTCCCGGAGGACTGA
- a CDS encoding YkvA family protein, translating to MDVDWAAWLTGLGIAAAVWGVLCVVMVLLASRLPPGLLRDIAEFLPACVTTARRLRRSPAVPRRAKVALLVAIIWVVSPIDLLPEFLPVIGPLDDVVAVVLLLRYAARSIPRDQLVAAWPAELRLLERLLDGRRRPDRDPEPR from the coding sequence GTGGACGTCGACTGGGCCGCGTGGCTGACCGGGCTGGGGATCGCCGCCGCGGTCTGGGGCGTGCTGTGCGTCGTCATGGTGCTGCTGGCCAGCAGGCTGCCGCCGGGTCTGCTCCGCGACATCGCGGAGTTCCTGCCCGCCTGCGTCACGACCGCCCGGCGGCTGCGCCGCTCCCCCGCGGTCCCGCGGCGCGCGAAGGTGGCCCTGCTGGTGGCGATCATCTGGGTGGTGTCGCCGATCGACCTGCTGCCGGAGTTCCTGCCGGTGATCGGGCCGCTCGACGACGTCGTCGCCGTGGTGCTCCTGCTGCGCTACGCCGCGCGCTCGATCCCGCGCGACCAGCTCGTCGCGGCCTGGCCCGCCGAGCTCCGCCTGCTCGAAAGGCTGCTGGACGGCCGCCGCCGACCCGACCGCGACCCGGAGCCCCGGTAG
- a CDS encoding MSMEG_3727 family PQQ-associated protein produces the protein MTTTDDPSGKLADGLHRQNATGLGRLLGSGGVGHAEEGPDGTMTATVRIPEDELCFEPGTLILPHGGNLELTLINDDKNTHCAVLPHNGDPKIIWLVNHSKGTASLNLDGPGTYYYGSTTGNDEGRGLTGAIVIGGEVPDHAKLDRPPQPRP, from the coding sequence ATGACGACGACAGACGATCCCTCGGGCAAGCTGGCCGACGGCCTGCACCGGCAGAACGCGACCGGCCTGGGCCGGTTGCTCGGCTCCGGCGGCGTCGGGCACGCCGAGGAGGGGCCCGACGGCACCATGACCGCCACCGTCCGGATCCCCGAGGACGAGCTCTGCTTCGAGCCCGGGACCCTCATCCTGCCCCACGGCGGGAACCTCGAGCTCACGCTCATCAACGACGACAAGAACACCCACTGCGCGGTGCTGCCGCACAACGGGGACCCCAAGATCATCTGGTTGGTGAACCACTCGAAGGGCACGGCCTCGCTCAACCTGGACGGCCCGGGCACCTACTACTACGGGTCCACGACCGGGAACGACGAGGGCCGCGGCCTGACCGGCGCCATCGTCATCGGCGGGGAAGTACCGGACCACGCCAAGCTCGACCGCCCGCCGCAGCCGCGCCCGTGA
- a CDS encoding ribonucleotide-diphosphate reductase subunit beta, translated as MITGYAHFAQLAESLQWDEKAIDFSADREAWPRLTGAENARVLGLVAGFVIAETSVSGQLGAYEAAAPDESMAAVFQAQARDEARHARFFDRVSAEVACVPGELPAQRRDALRAHVGDELVDLFEHRLPATARRLAEDHAGLTAAVGLYHMVIEGVVLLAGQHAMLDALEGLSVGLPGVRKGMELVLRDERWHIGFGSRVVQSAAIGREEADALLEQGETAAKVWGDLITTEAIETAVRQHRRRLKAAGIKFW; from the coding sequence ATGATCACCGGATACGCCCACTTCGCACAGCTGGCCGAGTCGCTGCAGTGGGACGAGAAGGCCATCGACTTCTCGGCGGACCGCGAGGCCTGGCCGCGGCTGACCGGGGCGGAGAACGCGCGGGTGCTCGGGCTGGTCGCCGGGTTCGTCATCGCCGAGACCTCGGTGTCCGGGCAGCTCGGCGCCTACGAGGCGGCGGCGCCCGACGAGTCGATGGCGGCGGTCTTCCAGGCCCAGGCCCGGGACGAGGCGCGCCACGCCCGCTTCTTCGACCGCGTCTCCGCCGAGGTCGCCTGCGTCCCCGGCGAGCTGCCCGCGCAGCGGCGGGACGCGCTGCGCGCCCACGTCGGCGACGAGCTGGTCGACCTGTTCGAGCACCGCCTGCCGGCCACCGCACGGCGGCTCGCCGAGGACCACGCGGGCCTGACGGCCGCGGTCGGCCTCTACCACATGGTGATCGAGGGCGTGGTCCTGCTGGCGGGGCAGCACGCGATGCTCGACGCGCTCGAGGGCCTGTCGGTCGGGCTGCCGGGGGTGCGCAAGGGGATGGAGCTGGTGCTGCGCGACGAGCGCTGGCACATCGGGTTCGGGTCGCGCGTCGTGCAGAGCGCGGCGATCGGCCGGGAGGAGGCCGACGCGCTGCTCGAGCAGGGCGAGACGGCCGCCAAGGTCTGGGGGGACCTCATCACCACCGAGGCCATCGAGACCGCAGTGCGCCAGCACCGGCGCCGGCTCAAGGCCGCCGGCATCAAGTTCTGGTGA